TTGGGTGGCACACTGAAGGTCCGGCTCCCGGCTCCCGGCTCCCGCCTAACTGTTCATCGCCACCACCACTTCGATTCCCCGCGTCGCGAAGACCCGCTCGATGACTTCGCCCACCCGGTTGTTGGGCGTCGAAGCGCCGGCGGTAACGCCGACTACCCGCGCGTCCGCGGGCAGCCAGTCAGCGGCCAGGGCCGCCTCGTGCGCGCCTGCCGGCTTGTGCCGGATCGTACGAGCCTCCGGTGAGATGCACGCCGAGTCCTCAACGTGGTAAGTCGGCGCCCGCTCAGCGCACAACGCCGCGAGGTGGTTCGTGTTGCTCGAGTTGTATCCGCCGATGACGACCGCGACGTCTACGCCGCCCTCCAGCATCCGCAGCACCGCGTCCTGCCGGTCCTGCGTGGCCGAGCATATCGTGTCGAAGCTTCGGAACCGATTGTGCGCCTCCGCCTCGCCGTAGCGCGCTACCATCGCCCGGCGCACCTCGGCCGCGATGGCCAGCGACTCGCTCGACAGCATCGTCGTCTGGTTCGCCACCCCGACCCGCTGGAGGTCGCGCACCGGATCGAAGTCCGGCGACGCCGCTTTCCTGAACCGCTCGCGCAGCACGCCCGCGCCCCCACCCCGCTCGATGAAGTCGCAGACCGCGCGCGCCTCGGCCATGTCCCGCACCACCACGTAGCGTCCACCCGGATACTTCGTGACTTGCGACGCGGTGGCCTTCGTCTCCTCGTGCACGTACTTGCCGTGGATGAGCGCCGTGAAGCCGTCCTTCGAGTAGCTCTCCACGCGCTTCCAGACGTTGAGCACCGACCCGCACGTCGTGTCCACCAGCACGCAGCCGAGGGCACGCAGGCGGTCGAAATCGCCCTTCGTCACACCGAACGCCGGCAGGATCACGACGTCGTCGGCAGTCACGGCAGACAGGTCGAATTCGCCCTCGGTAGTGCGTTCGAGGAGGACGATGCCCATGTCGGCGAGCTTCCGGTTCACGTGGGGGTTGTGGATGATCTCCCCGACCAGGAAGATCCGGCGGCCGGGGAACTTGGTCCGTGTCTCGTAGGCATACTCGACCGCGCGGTCCACGCCGTAACAGAACCCGAACTCCTTGGCCAGCCGCACGGTGAGGCCTTCAACGGTCAACTCGTAGCCCCGCGCCCGCACCTCGTCCACGAGAGCGCTGTGGTAATCGTCCGTCAGCGCGCCCTGGATCTCGCCCTTGAGGCCGAATCCCTTGCGGAAATAGGTCTGATCCATCGCTGGAATCTAGCGCCTCGGGCCATGCGACGCGCCACTCCCGTTGGGAAGGACCGCTGTCACGCGGTCAGCGAACTCCACGGTCTCGCGGGCGAAGCGATCCCAGTTATAGTGCGTCTCCACGGCCTGCCTGGCGGCACGTCCCGTCTTGAGCAGAAGCGTGGGGTCGCCGAGCAGGCGGCGGATCGCCGCGGCGGCGGCGGCTGGATCGGTCGGAGGGACGAGGAAGCCCGTCTCCCCATCCCGGACGGCCGAACGCACGCCTCCAGAGTCACCGGCCACGCTCGGCGTCCCACTCGCTGCCGCTTCGACGAACGCGATGCCAAAGCCCTCGGCCTGCACACCCTCCTCGCGCGACAGGCCGACGTACACGGTCGCCGTCGCGTAGGCCTCGGCGATCTCGTCGTCCGAGAGACTTCCGGCGAACACCACGCGATCGGCAACGCCGGCCTGCTCGGCGATCGCCGCCAACCGGCCGGCGTCGTCGCCAGCGCCGACCACGAGATACCTGACGTTGGGCGGCAACGCGGCCAGAGCCCGCAACGCGACGTCCTGGCCTTTGTGGGGGACGAGACGGGCGACGGTCAGCAGAAGCGGCGCATCGCCGAACCCGAAGCGCCGGCGCAACGAGCCGGTGTCACGATCGGGCCGGAAGAAGGCGGGGTCCGTGCCCAAGTCGATGGCCGCTACCGGAGGCGGCCGACGCACGCCAGCTTCGCGCATGACAGTACGTGCCAGCTCGGCGCTCCAGGCCGATATCGCGACGATGCCGGCACTGTCGCCGAGGATACGCCGCGCGGCCCAGCGCTTCAGCGGGTGGTCCGCGATCTTGCGCCACTCCTTCACTAGGTCGAGGCCGTAGGCGTACACCAGATAGGGCACGGCAGTGCGGCGGTGGGCGTACCAGACCGCGTAGCCGGCCGGCCGGATGTTGCCACAGTGCAGGACGGCCCCAGGCTGCGCAACGAGGCGGCGCGCCCAGCGTAGCTGGCTTACCAGGCGCTTCGCGCCCGCGCGTGCGAAAGGCATCCGCTCGATCGGATAGCCCTCGCCCCTGTCGAAGGCTAGCGCATCGCCCTGGTAGACAGTGGACACCCGCACGCCTCCAGCGTGTGCCAGACGGCGGCACAGCTCCACATGCAGGCGGGCGATGCCGCCGAGCTCGGGGGCGTAGTTCTGCGTGACGAAGAGGTGTCGCGGCCTCGGCGCAGCTTCTCCCGGCTGCGGCGTGGCCCTCGAGAGTGGTGGCATGTCCAGTCAATCTGGCGGCCGTTGGCCGGCAGCGACAGCGGGTAGCCAGCGCCGGCGCATCAGCCTCGTGAACGCACCGACGACCCACGACCACGTGCCGGCACTCCTTCAACCTATCGTCGGCGATGAGGCCGAATCGGGAACTGCCGTACGCGCCCTCGCCCGGCCCCAAGCGCAAGGTCGCAGGCACCGGCGGAGACGCCGCGCCCTCGGGCCGGGTGTCACACGGCGCGGCACCGGAAGCAAAGGGTATGGCCAAACAGGAACCGCCGGTCCGTGAGCACGCGCCCGTGTTCCTGCTCCGCTGGCCGCCGTACTGCGAGCCGAGTGGCCAGGGTCACGATAGGCGCCAGCCACGCCCACGGCAGGCTTCCCTTCACCACGCGGTTCGTCTCCAGCCGTTCGATGGCGAACCCGGTCCGTGACAGGAAATACGCGAGTATTGGGTAGGTGAGCAACATGATGTGCTCGAGCCCCGTAATGGCCTCGGCCGGGTCGAAGGGCCGCGGCGCCGAGCTCCAGAACCCGGTGAGGAGCATCCTGACCCGCGAGGCCAAGTGAAGCACGTTCGGCGTGGTGAGCACCAGCCGGCCACCCGGACGCAGCACGCGCCGCATCTCGCGCAGCGCGTCCACCGGGCGCTCGAGGTGCTCGATCCCCTCGACGCATGCCACGTAGTCGAAGCTCGCATCCGCGAACGGGAGCGTGCGGCTCAGGTCGGCACAGAGTCTCCGCGCCCCGACCTCGCGACCCGGCCGCCGGTCGAGGTCGCCGGCCACGACCACGAACCCCATCGCCGCCAACTCCTGCGCGAGCGCCCCCGCGCCCGCCGGGCAGTCGAAGACGCGGCCGCGACGCCACTGCCCGAACCACGACAGGACCTTGGCATGGGTCTGGGGAGAGGCGTTGAGCGGGATCCCCGAACGCGAGACGCGCGCGCGGCCCATCGCCTACCGGCCCAGCGCGCGGCGATACACGCCAAGCGTCCCTTCCGCCATCTGCTCCACACCGAACCGGCTAACGCCGACCCGCCCTGCTTCACCCATCGCGGCCCGTCGCCCCGCATCGCCACAGAGGCTGGCGATCGCGGCCCCGAGCGCCGCCGCCTCTCCCACCGGCACCAGCAGTCCCGTCACCCCGTGCTCCACCACGTCGCCGATGCCGCCCGCGCTGGTCGCCGCGACCGGCTTGCCGCACGACATCGCGTCCAGCAGCACCGTGCCCAGTCCCTCCTCACGAGAGCTCAGGACGAAGACGTCGCACGCCGCGATGAGTGCGTCGGCGTCGGAGCGCTGCCCCGCCAGGTGCAGCACGCCGCCGAGCCCTAGAGTGTCACGCTCGCGGCGCACTTCGCCGGCCAGCGGGCCGTCACCTACGAGCAGCGCCTGAAGATCGGCGTCCCTGACAGCCGCGGCGATCGCGCGAACAAAGGTGAGCGGCGCCTTGTGTCGCACCAGCGCCGCCACCATTACGACCAGTGGAGCGCCAGGCCGGACGCCCAGCGCTCCCAGCGTCGCTGCCGGCGCCGGCACGATCGTCCTCGTCAGGTCAACGCCGGACGGCACGACGGCGATGCGTTCGCGCACGATGCCGCTCGCCACGAGCACGTCGCGCACCGCGCTCGAGATGGCGATAAGGCCCGCCACGCGGTCGTACTTCCACCGCGTCCCGGCATTGCGCCGCAGCGGGAAGTCAACGCGCCGCGTGGCCACCAGCGCCGCGTGGGTACGCAGCGTCGCCAGCGCTCCCAGCCCCACGGCGTGGGCGGTGTGGGCGTGCACGATGTCCGCGTCCGCGTCGATGATTCGCCCCGCCAACCGCCACGCGGCGAGCGGATCCACCTCGAAGCGCGGCGATGTCGGCCAGGTCTCGATGCCTTCCGCGTGAGCCGCCGCGAAGAGCTCGCCCTCGGGCCGCGCCGCGACTATCGAACGGTGTCCCCGGGCGCGAAGTTCGCGGGCGAGCCAGAACGCCTGCCGTTCCCCACCGCGCCACCCGCGCTCGGTATCGAGATGCACGACGCAGAGCGGCGCATCGGCTCCGGCGTAGGGCCGGTCGTGAGACGGCGCGTCAGGAATGGAGGAACGTACTCCAGATCCAGTCGATCGTGCCGTGCGTCACCGCCGCCGCGGTCAGCTTCCGGGTGCGCTGGTACACCCAACCGTACGCGAGGCCGGCCAAGGTCGCCAGGAGCGCGTACCGCCAGTTGGGCCACGGACTCTTGACGATGTGAGACAAACCGAAGACCACCGACGCCACGAGGAGACCGACCCTCGGCGTCCAGATCCGCGTGAAAGCTTCCTGCATCAGACCCCGGAACAGCAGCTCCTCCGGAAGACCGACGAACAGGATGAGCCCGAACAGCCGCGCCGCGGACGGAAGCACTCCGAGCCATTTCGTCTCGAATTGCAGGAACCCGACGGCCAGTCCGAGCGGCAGAGCGACCGCGACGATCATCGCCACACCCGCCAAGGCGATGGCGATCTCCCGCATCCTGAGTCCGACCCGGACGTCAAGGCTCTTCAGCGGACGCACCACCAGGAAGATGAACAGGCCAAGGTCTATGGCGGCGAGGTAAGCGAGCCCCACCTGCGTCCCGCCGGGAACGCGGATGCGGAGCGCGCGGTCCCAGACGCCCGCCAGCATCCAGACCCCGAGCGCGCTGAGCAGGATCCGGCCGGCCGACGGCTCGGCGTCACCCTCGCCTCGCACGCCTGCCATCGCGATCGCTATGCACGCCGGCCATAGCAGCGCGTTGTACCATGCACCGGTACCGCCCGCGATCCCGACGGCAGCCCCGTACGCGGCGAGTCCCGCCGCGATCCACCCTGCCAGCGCCGGCCGGGCTGCGACCGCCCCGCGCATGCGTCCCTGTGCATCCGGCAGGAGCAGCGCCATGTACGGCACCACCGCCAGCCAGAGGAAGCCGAGCCAGGGCCAGCGCGCGGCGCTGCCTCCGCTCATCACCAGGAGCGCGGCCAGCGTCAGCGCGCCCACTACGAGCCCGGCCGCACCGTCACGATCGCGCAGCCTGCTTGAGAGCGTCACCGGGACGGGGTAGTCGAGTTGCAGCCGGCCGTGACGGGCACCGCACGAAAGCTGCCGGTCACCCGCACCGGCGAGCCGTCCGCTGCTTCGGATATCACGTCGAGGCGCCCGGTCGCCGCCGCTACGGCCTCGACTCTCACCGTCCCGCTCACTCCCAGGAGCGCGGGTCCGACACTGTCTCCCATCGACCGCAGCACCGCCGCCGCGGTGCCGGCGCCCTCGAGCCCGCGGCGTACGGTGAAGGTGCGCGGTGCGGTGATCGGCCACGCGACGCGCAGCGCGATTCCTCCGGTCCACGCGCGATCCACCGCCACGATCACGAGCGCACTGTCGGACTCGCACCAGGTCGCGCGCGCCGGCGCCTCGACCAGCCGCGCCGATCCGCGGCCCTCGCGCTCCATGAGCAGCCGGCCCGTCCGTCCGCCCGCCCCCGTGACCTCGTCGTGGTCACCCGCGCACGCGACCAGCGCGCCGGAGATGCACGCTCCGGCCGCCCGGATGAGGATCGGCCTTATCGACATGGTGAAGGAACCTACGAACGCGCAGCGCGGTTGCCTAGCGGCGCGCTCCGAGGATCAGGTCGAAGCGCCAGTCGGCGCCACCGATCAGAGGCCGAGCCGCCTGAAAGCGCACCGTGCCGCGCAGCGCCGAAAGGGCGACGCCGGCAGAGGCCGAGGGGTCCCCGCTGAACGAAAGGCCGCGCGCTGCCGCCTGCCCGACATCCACGAACCCGACGGGAGAGATGAGCCGCCGCCTCCGGAACCCCACATCCACACCAAGGGACCACGCCGATACACCCTGGAAGGTGCCCGCGTCGTACCCGCGCAAGGTGCGGGCGCCGCCCAGCCGGAACCGGCGCTGGGGAACGCTGTCGCCGGCACTTGCGCCCGCCGTGCCGTAGGCGGTCAGGTCCAGACGCAATGGAAGGGTCGAGCGCAGGGTCGCTGCGAGCCACGCGCGTCCCATCGCCCGCTCGCCCGCCGTCCCCTCGAGGCCCGCGCGCCACGAGAGAGCCGGACCGCCGCCGGCCGCCTCGGCGCTCCCCGTCACGAAGGTTCCGGCGAGCACCGGCTGGTTCGGCTGAAAGGCCCCGTCGCCGCCGAGGAAGTCGTTCACTCCGGACCTCGCGAGACGTCGAGGAGCAGACTCTCGTGCGGCCCGCAGCTCGAAGGTGAGATCCGCCCGATGGCCCCACGGCCGCTGGTGCCGGACCTCGGCGCCCTGCGAGAAGACGTACGCCCCGTCGTCATGCGCGAACCAGGCCGATGAGAACGTGTTGCCGGACGTCAGGCCCGGCGCCAATGGGTCCGCATCCCGCATTTCGCGGAACACCGCGAGCTCGGTGCGCACGCCGGGTGCGTCGCGCCGCAGACCCAGCCAGCCCTGGAACCGCCGGTCAGTGAAGGCGTAACGGCCTCGTACGTTGGCCGTGACGAACGGAGCGCCCAGACGCCATGCGTATCCCCCGCCTAACGACAGCCCCTCGGCACGATTGTAGCGCGAGATGTCCGCCAGCCGATCCACGGCGAAGGTGAGCCGAGGGCGGCCCGTCAATTCCACCGGCAGCCGCTCCAGTGTGCCCATCAGCTCTCGGCGTGCATCCTCGAGCCGCTGCACATCCTCGGCCTCCTGACCGAGTCGCATCGTGTCCGTCCAGCCCCGGTAGGCCCGCAGCGTCGAATCCGGTGGCACGATCACTTCGTACCGCCCGCCCGGCCAGCGCCCGGAGCGCACATAGCCGCGCGCTCTGGCGAGCCGCGCGAGCGAGTCTGCGCGCTCACTGCGCTGCTGACGGCGCTGTTCACGCCGTTCCTCCCGGCTGAGTGGTCGCCGGCGCTCCGCGCTGCCCGTGTCGGGCAGTGGGACCGTGAACGCGATGGGCCCCGCGTGATTGACGCGCATGTTGCGGAACGACGTGATGAAGTGGATGGGAACGATGACGCTCGTGATCCACGGCAGCTCTACGTTCAGCGTCAGCGACTGCCTGAACGGAAGCCAGTATCGGTTTTCGAACAGGCCGTACTCGAGGTCGGCGGTCACCCGAAGCACCCGCATGCCCATGGCGTTCGCGCGATCGGCCTGCACGCTGTCGCGGTGGGTCGTCCCTTCCGGATCGGCCCAAAGCTTGCGCCCCACGAACGCGAAGGTGAGGCGCACCGTCTCGGCCGTCTCCGCGTCCAACCAGATCTCGCCGGCTATCAGCGCCGCGTCGGAGCGCGTCGGCGTGACCCGCACCCCGATGGCGCGCACCGTGCGCCCCGGCAGCGCCAGCTCGATCGAATCCTCGATGGCGTAGCGGTAGTAGGCGTCGCCATCCGAGGCTAGCGGATGGATCGCGGCGCGGGTGGGGAAGTCCTGGCCCAGGAGCCGGATGCTGTCACCCAGAAACCGCGGGATGAACCACGGTCGCGTCCAACCCACGTCGACTCGCATGCCCACGAGTGCGGTCTGCGTGCGCTGACCGAGCGTCACGACGCGCACGTCGTTCGGCGCCTGCCAGGAGAGTTCCGCCTCCTGTTCGAGGGCGGCCAGCGGGATCAGGCGCGCGAAATGCCCCCGGCCGACGTTGGCGGCGAAGCGCGTCCTGATCGTGGCCTGATAGTTCTGTACCGCGGCGTCCAGCTGCCGATGGCGCTCGCGCGCCCTCGCGATGAGGGCGGCGGTTGACGAGTCAGGGAAGGGCGCAGCCTGGGTTTGCCACGCGAAAGCAATGGCGAGGCCGAGCGTCATTCCTCGCTGACGGACCTGAGGTGGTCGGGACGAGTGAGGCCGTACCGCTTGAGCCGCCGCCACAACGTGGTGCGGCTGATGCCCAGCTTGCGCGCGACCACCGCCAGCTGCCAACCCGACTCCGCGAGGGCGAGCTCGATGTCCTGGCGCTCGCGTTCCGCGAGCGTGAGGGCCGAGCCCGGGCGCGGGATGACCACCACCGCGGCGCCACCCAGCCGCTGCTCCCGCGCGACCGCGGCCAGCGGATGGCGCATCACGTCCGCTCGGCTCGAGGGAACTCCCCTTCCGAACAGCTCACGAGCGCCTCGGTTGGCGTGCACCACGGCGCCGGCGCCGTCGCAGACCACGACCGCGTCGCTCACGGCGTCCAGCGCGTTGACGAGCATATCGGCGTTGACCGACTGCAGGATCATGAAGGGCCCACCCCGGTTGCCGGCTGGTGCCACTACGCATGTAGCACCGGCATGGTTTCGCTCTGGGACGCTAGACCCCCTCCGAGGGAGGCCGAAACGCCGTGCCTAGTTGGCGACCGGCGGTCTGCTCGCCCCAGGTCGCCAGCGCCAGGCCGTAGAGGATGGGTCCCGTCGGCCAGCGCCGCCCTGGCAGTGACGCGCTCCTCGAGAATGAGAGGGGCCGCGACGGCGGTGATCGGCGGCTGGAAACGGTCCAACTCACCGAGTTCCCCTTGACTTGATACCGTATCTGACTGAATACTCAGTCAGCATGAAACGTGCTGCCCTTACGCAAGATAGGATCATTGACGCAGCCGTAGACGCCATAGCGGAACGCGGCGTTGGGTCGCTGACGGTTGCCGAGGTCGCCGGCAGCTGCGGTGTTTCGAGCGCGCTCGTGTACTACCACTTCTCCACCAAGGAGAAGCTGCTGCGAGCTGCGGCAGGCCGCCTCGCGGGTGCCAGGGCTCGGGATCGCGCCAAGGCGTTCCGATCCCGCGGCCTCTCCGCCCTCGACGAACATTGGCGCTTCATCGAGGAGGGGGTGGCGAGTCGTTCGGAGCAAGCCTGGCACGACGTGGTGGTTCTGTCGCGCAACGATCGAGCCGTCGCGGTAGAGATCGAAAAGGTCCGCGAACCAGAATGGCGGGCTCTCGTCCAGCGCCTGCCCGAGCTGTTCCTGGAGCTGGGGTCGGTGCCTCCCGCACCCGTGGAAGAGGTCGCCGTCGCCATCCTCGCCTTTGCCGACGGCGTGGCGCTCGGCCTCGCCGCCGGCACACCGCGCGAAGCGCTCAGGTCCGCCTACGACGCCTTTTGGCTCGCGCTGATTGCCGCGGGCCAATCCGCCGCCCGGCGTTGAGCTCGCGGCGCAGCTCTTCCAGCGACCCCGCGCGTAACGCAGGGTCCTTGCCACGCACCACCGTGAACGCCAGCGGCCGGTCGAGGGCGGGAAGGTCCTCCGGCCTGAGGCTCCGCGCGAGTCCCTCCTTCACTCGCACCCGCACGATCGCGCGCTCGCCGTCGATCTCGTAGGCGAGCGGGCACCGCTCACCCGCCAGCTGGATCCACGAAGGCAGCCCCTCCAGCGCGCGCCGCTCCGCCGCAGGCGCGAACTCCTCCACCGTGAGCGCCAGGTCCGCGCTCAGGAAGTCCTCGAACCGCGCCATGTTCTTGAGCCGCGCGCCGAGCGCCGCCCGCACGCCTGCACCCGAGGCGCTCGTCAGCGCGCCGCCCGAACGCCGGTACAACTCGCCAAGCCGCTCCAGCGTGTGACGCAAAGCGCGCGCGTCCTTGTGCCGCGCGGCGCCGGTCATCACCGCTTCCACGAGGGCGGCCCGCGACGGCCCCAGGAGATCCGGCGGGATGCGGTCCAGGACCTCCAGCTCCTTGTCCAGCTCGAAGCCGAAAAAGCGCAGGCGCCGGAGCGCTACGAGCGGCGTGCGCTTCTGACGCGCGTCGTATACCACCTCCGGCGCGTCCGGTCGCGCGTAATGGCGGATGAGATCGAACGGCAACTGCGTTCCCTCGACGGCCGCCCTGGCCACGCCTTGGCGGTCGGCGAAGTAGCGGATCGCGCCCGCCACGCCGCCCCACGTGCCGCACACCGATCCGCGGGAGACCCGCACCGGATCGCCGGTCGCCGTCTGTTCATCGATGACGAGGTCGAGGGGCATCACCCGCGCCAGCAGGTCCTGGAACCTTCGC
This window of the Gemmatimonadales bacterium genome carries:
- a CDS encoding 4-hydroxy-3-methylbut-2-enyl diphosphate reductase, producing MDQTYFRKGFGLKGEIQGALTDDYHSALVDEVRARGYELTVEGLTVRLAKEFGFCYGVDRAVEYAYETRTKFPGRRIFLVGEIIHNPHVNRKLADMGIVLLERTTEGEFDLSAVTADDVVILPAFGVTKGDFDRLRALGCVLVDTTCGSVLNVWKRVESYSKDGFTALIHGKYVHEETKATASQVTKYPGGRYVVVRDMAEARAVCDFIERGGGAGVLRERFRKAASPDFDPVRDLQRVGVANQTTMLSSESLAIAAEVRRAMVARYGEAEAHNRFRSFDTICSATQDRQDAVLRMLEGGVDVAVVIGGYNSSNTNHLAALCAERAPTYHVEDSACISPEARTIRHKPAGAHEAALAADWLPADARVVGVTAGASTPNNRVGEVIERVFATRGIEVVVAMNS
- a CDS encoding glycosyltransferase family 4 protein codes for the protein MPPLSRATPQPGEAAPRPRHLFVTQNYAPELGGIARLHVELCRRLAHAGGVRVSTVYQGDALAFDRGEGYPIERMPFARAGAKRLVSQLRWARRLVAQPGAVLHCGNIRPAGYAVWYAHRRTAVPYLVYAYGLDLVKEWRKIADHPLKRWAARRILGDSAGIVAISAWSAELARTVMREAGVRRPPPVAAIDLGTDPAFFRPDRDTGSLRRRFGFGDAPLLLTVARLVPHKGQDVALRALAALPPNVRYLVVGAGDDAGRLAAIAEQAGVADRVVFAGSLSDDEIAEAYATATVYVGLSREEGVQAEGFGIAFVEAAASGTPSVAGDSGGVRSAVRDGETGFLVPPTDPAAAAAAIRRLLGDPTLLLKTGRAARQAVETHYNWDRFARETVEFADRVTAVLPNGSGASHGPRR
- a CDS encoding methyltransferase domain-containing protein, whose protein sequence is MGRARVSRSGIPLNASPQTHAKVLSWFGQWRRGRVFDCPAGAGALAQELAAMGFVVVAGDLDRRPGREVGARRLCADLSRTLPFADASFDYVACVEGIEHLERPVDALREMRRVLRPGGRLVLTTPNVLHLASRVRMLLTGFWSSAPRPFDPAEAITGLEHIMLLTYPILAYFLSRTGFAIERLETNRVVKGSLPWAWLAPIVTLATRLAVRRPAEQEHGRVLTDRRFLFGHTLCFRCRAV
- a CDS encoding glycosyltransferase family 4 protein, with product MHLDTERGWRGGERQAFWLARELRARGHRSIVAARPEGELFAAAHAEGIETWPTSPRFEVDPLAAWRLAGRIIDADADIVHAHTAHAVGLGALATLRTHAALVATRRVDFPLRRNAGTRWKYDRVAGLIAISSAVRDVLVASGIVRERIAVVPSGVDLTRTIVPAPAATLGALGVRPGAPLVVMVAALVRHKAPLTFVRAIAAAVRDADLQALLVGDGPLAGEVRRERDTLGLGGVLHLAGQRSDADALIAACDVFVLSSREEGLGTVLLDAMSCGKPVAATSAGGIGDVVEHGVTGLLVPVGEAAALGAAIASLCGDAGRRAAMGEAGRVGVSRFGVEQMAEGTLGVYRRALGR
- a CDS encoding CPBP family intramembrane metalloprotease, with product MTLSSRLRDRDGAAGLVVGALTLAALLVMSGGSAARWPWLGFLWLAVVPYMALLLPDAQGRMRGAVAARPALAGWIAAGLAAYGAAVGIAGGTGAWYNALLWPACIAIAMAGVRGEGDAEPSAGRILLSALGVWMLAGVWDRALRIRVPGGTQVGLAYLAAIDLGLFIFLVVRPLKSLDVRVGLRMREIAIALAGVAMIVAVALPLGLAVGFLQFETKWLGVLPSAARLFGLILFVGLPEELLFRGLMQEAFTRIWTPRVGLLVASVVFGLSHIVKSPWPNWRYALLATLAGLAYGWVYQRTRKLTAAAVTHGTIDWIWSTFLHS
- a CDS encoding helix-turn-helix domain-containing protein, with product MILQSVNADMLVNALDAVSDAVVVCDGAGAVVHANRGARELFGRGVPSSRADVMRHPLAAVAREQRLGGAAVVVIPRPGSALTLAERERQDIELALAESGWQLAVVARKLGISRTTLWRRLKRYGLTRPDHLRSVSEE
- a CDS encoding TetR/AcrR family transcriptional regulator, producing MKRAALTQDRIIDAAVDAIAERGVGSLTVAEVAGSCGVSSALVYYHFSTKEKLLRAAAGRLAGARARDRAKAFRSRGLSALDEHWRFIEEGVASRSEQAWHDVVVLSRNDRAVAVEIEKVREPEWRALVQRLPELFLELGSVPPAPVEEVAVAILAFADGVALGLAAGTPREALRSAYDAFWLALIAAGQSAARR